The proteins below come from a single Corynebacterium cystitidis genomic window:
- a CDS encoding lysylphosphatidylglycerol synthase transmembrane domain-containing protein, whose translation MKPTLKSWIKWLAPLVVLIVALVAFRDELPFLGEAFYTLLEASPLPLVFAVLTAVGAIVAMAEVMRLLMNSGNDFDVSLKDTTAITLASNAWSTSLPGGPAFSAWLTYRVQRSWGASVALCGWFFVVSSVISTMWLVLIGIGAVLFLGAELNLLTLLATLALTVLVIFAVYWATRNPDTLRRWVSRLPTKLRGSAVKVVDQLATVEMSGRAFAGASAYSLLNRLLDAMTLYFAVWAVVDIAPGFTADQNQTTIMGVALAYVMAKLAGTAQITPGGVGTVEALTAGALVASGMTLVDATAATLIYRIISFALITLIGWIVYLVRYAGKGYMLGRVSPAADTKDAGAKD comes from the coding sequence GTGAAACCAACACTAAAGTCATGGATCAAGTGGCTCGCGCCGCTGGTGGTGCTCATTGTGGCGCTGGTGGCGTTTCGCGATGAGCTCCCCTTCCTCGGCGAAGCTTTTTACACCCTGCTGGAGGCTAGCCCGCTGCCGCTCGTATTTGCCGTGTTGACCGCTGTTGGCGCGATCGTAGCTATGGCGGAAGTGATGCGGCTACTGATGAACTCCGGCAATGACTTTGATGTGTCGTTGAAGGACACCACCGCAATCACGTTGGCGTCCAACGCGTGGTCCACCTCGCTTCCCGGCGGTCCCGCTTTCTCGGCGTGGCTGACGTACCGTGTGCAGCGCTCCTGGGGCGCGTCGGTGGCTTTGTGCGGCTGGTTTTTCGTGGTCAGCTCGGTGATTTCTACGATGTGGTTGGTGCTCATCGGCATTGGCGCCGTGCTCTTTTTGGGCGCCGAGCTGAACCTGCTCACCTTGCTGGCTACCCTGGCGCTCACGGTTTTGGTGATTTTCGCCGTGTACTGGGCCACCCGCAACCCGGATACGTTGCGCCGTTGGGTGTCGCGCTTGCCGACGAAACTTCGTGGCAGCGCTGTCAAAGTTGTGGACCAACTTGCCACCGTGGAGATGAGCGGACGGGCTTTTGCCGGTGCCTCAGCCTATTCGCTGCTCAATCGGCTGTTGGATGCGATGACCCTGTACTTTGCTGTGTGGGCTGTGGTGGATATTGCCCCCGGGTTTACCGCTGACCAGAACCAAACCACGATCATGGGCGTGGCCTTAGCTTATGTGATGGCCAAGCTGGCCGGCACCGCCCAAATCACTCCGGGCGGTGTGGGCACCGTTGAGGCGCTCACGGCAGGCGCGCTGGTAGCCAGTGGCATGACGCTTGTCGACGCCACCGCCGCCACGTTGATCTACCGCATCATCTCGTTTGCGCTGATCACCCTGATCGGCTGGATCGTGTACCTGGTGCGGTATGCGGGCAAGGGTTATATGTTAGGTCGCGTGAGCCCCGCAGCTGATACAAAGGACGCTGGCGCAAAGGATTAG
- a CDS encoding phosphoenolpyruvate carboxykinase (GTP): MTNTIKGLVGELPTDNQQLIDWINDAVEMFQPDDVVFVDGSEEEWDRMANELVEKGTLTRLNEEKRPNSFLARSNPSDVARVESRTFICTENEEDAGPTNNWAPPKAMKEEMTEAFTGAMKGRTMYVVPFCMGPINDPDPKLGVQLTDSAYVVMNMRIMTRMGQEALDKIGTNGDFVPCFHSVGAPLEPGEEDVPWPCNDTKYITHFPETKEIWSYGSGYGGNAILAKKCYALRIASKMAQEEGWMAEHMLILKLTNPEGKVYHITGAFPSACGKTNLAMITPTIPGWKAEVVGDDIAWLHLREDGLYAVNPENGFFGVAPGTSYDSNPIAMKSMEPGNILYTNVGLTDDGDVWWEDIGTEAPDHLIDWKGNDWTPESNEKAAHPNSRYTVPIAQCPTAAPEYDDWKGVKIDAILFGGRRPDTVPLVTETRDWQHATMVGTTLSSGQTAASAEAKVGSLRHDPFAMLPFIGYNVGDYIQHWIDMGKKGGDRMPKVFLVNWFRRGEDGRFLWPGFGENSRVLKWVTERVDGTVGAEETLVGNTARAEDLDLEGLDTPIEDVREALAVNPDEWAANVEDNEQYIKSLGNRVPQEVFDEFNALKERIAKAQGK, translated from the coding sequence ATGACCAACACAATCAAAGGCCTTGTCGGTGAATTGCCTACCGATAATCAGCAGCTGATCGACTGGATCAATGATGCTGTAGAGATGTTCCAGCCTGACGACGTCGTGTTCGTAGACGGTTCCGAAGAGGAGTGGGACCGCATGGCTAACGAACTCGTCGAAAAGGGCACTCTTACCCGGCTGAACGAAGAGAAACGCCCCAACAGCTTCTTGGCGCGCTCCAACCCCTCCGACGTTGCCCGCGTTGAGTCCCGTACCTTCATCTGCACCGAGAATGAGGAAGACGCTGGCCCAACCAACAACTGGGCACCTCCTAAGGCAATGAAGGAGGAAATGACCGAGGCGTTTACCGGCGCCATGAAGGGCCGCACCATGTATGTCGTCCCATTCTGCATGGGCCCCATCAATGATCCGGATCCGAAGCTCGGTGTGCAGCTGACAGACTCTGCCTACGTTGTGATGAACATGCGCATCATGACCCGCATGGGCCAAGAAGCGCTGGACAAGATCGGCACCAACGGCGACTTCGTGCCATGCTTCCACTCCGTCGGCGCACCTCTGGAGCCAGGCGAGGAAGACGTCCCATGGCCATGCAATGACACCAAATACATCACGCATTTCCCAGAGACTAAGGAAATCTGGTCCTACGGCTCCGGCTACGGCGGCAACGCGATCCTGGCGAAGAAGTGCTACGCACTGCGCATCGCCTCCAAGATGGCCCAAGAAGAAGGCTGGATGGCTGAGCACATGCTCATCCTGAAGCTGACCAACCCAGAGGGCAAGGTCTACCACATCACCGGCGCGTTCCCATCTGCCTGCGGCAAGACCAACCTGGCAATGATCACTCCTACCATCCCTGGCTGGAAGGCTGAGGTTGTGGGCGATGACATTGCGTGGCTGCACCTGCGCGAGGACGGCTTGTACGCTGTCAACCCAGAAAATGGTTTCTTCGGGGTTGCGCCTGGTACCTCTTATGATTCCAACCCGATCGCCATGAAGTCCATGGAGCCAGGCAATATCCTCTACACCAACGTTGGCCTGACTGATGATGGTGATGTGTGGTGGGAAGATATCGGCACCGAAGCGCCTGACCACCTCATCGACTGGAAGGGCAACGACTGGACCCCAGAGTCCAACGAAAAGGCAGCACACCCCAACTCCCGCTACACCGTACCTATCGCTCAGTGCCCAACCGCAGCACCTGAGTACGATGACTGGAAGGGTGTAAAGATCGACGCGATCCTGTTTGGTGGACGCCGCCCAGATACCGTGCCACTGGTCACCGAAACTCGTGACTGGCAGCACGCCACCATGGTGGGCACCACGTTGTCCTCCGGCCAGACCGCAGCGTCTGCAGAAGCAAAGGTTGGCTCGCTGCGCCACGACCCATTCGCCATGCTGCCCTTCATCGGCTACAACGTCGGTGACTACATCCAGCACTGGATCGACATGGGGAAGAAGGGCGGCGACCGGATGCCGAAGGTCTTCCTTGTCAACTGGTTCCGCCGCGGCGAAGACGGTCGCTTCCTGTGGCCGGGCTTCGGCGAGAACTCCCGCGTTCTCAAGTGGGTCACCGAGCGTGTCGACGGCACCGTCGGGGCTGAAGAGACCCTGGTAGGCAACACTGCCCGCGCAGAAGACCTCGACCTTGAAGGGCTTGATACCCCAATCGAGGATGTACGTGAAGCGCTCGCAGTCAACCCAGACGAGTGGGCAGCCAACGTGGAAGATAACGAGCAGTACATCAAGTCCCTGGGCAACCGCGTGCCACAAGAAGTCTTTGATGAGTTCAATGCTCTCAAGGAGCGCATCGCGAAGGCACAAGGCAAATAG
- a CDS encoding MMPL family transporter, whose product MFYRWGQFAFRFRRIIPLVVVVIILAMHFLFGTKLDQRMSQEGWEDPGADSTTAAVIEQETFGRDNSGDVILVVDAGEGARVTDPEIFHAANNAIGELERTYDKQISHVQSYFASPNQQQITDDGRYAFAAIGLEGDGEQTLKDYRVLEEAAKSIELPGNATLEVAGATAVADALDDGMADDIARAELLGVVAVAIILLFVFGGVVAAAMPLIVGILSIIGGLAILSVIASFFQVNIFSQSVITLLGLGLAIDYGLFMVSRFREELDQRCGADSRSRRLSQSELADAVAVTTATAGKTVFFSALMVGVALSGLFMFPQAFLKSVSYGAIAAVVLAAVISVTVLPALFGMLGHNIDKWSVRRTSRTARKIEDTIWFKVPAWAMRNSRQVIVIVAGGLILLTLPIAGIKLGGINEAYLPPTNQVRQTQDEFNEQFPQFRTDPVKLVVTGATNEQLVDVVMQTREVDGLAAPMSPSTQTVDGTTILSAGLADRDNGKYVIDQLRAIDAPEGVNLYVSGTPAMEVESIEALTEKLPWMALYMVAATFILMTLLFGSVILPIKAVIMNVLGLGATIGFLTLMFVNGFGSEFFNFTPGPLMSPVLVLIIAILYGLSTDYEVFLVSRMVEARDKGATTDNAIKYGTAHTGGIITAAALIMIVVAAAFALSEIVMMKYISFGMIFSLALDATLIRLLLVPAVMHELHDDNWWAPAWVKNIYQKIGDGDSPTADTDFHQREQTQREQTQRERSSLSAEPKMEHAKLAATHARSGVSADDDADLIPFSELIKRIERNQ is encoded by the coding sequence TTGTTTTATAGATGGGGCCAGTTCGCTTTCCGGTTTCGCCGGATCATTCCGCTGGTCGTTGTCGTCATCATCCTGGCCATGCACTTCCTGTTTGGAACGAAGCTTGACCAGCGCATGAGCCAGGAGGGCTGGGAGGATCCTGGTGCCGATTCCACGACAGCGGCCGTCATCGAGCAGGAAACGTTTGGCCGCGACAATTCTGGTGATGTGATCCTCGTGGTCGATGCCGGTGAAGGCGCCCGGGTGACCGATCCTGAGATTTTCCACGCAGCCAATAACGCGATTGGGGAGTTGGAGCGCACCTACGACAAGCAGATCTCGCATGTGCAAAGCTATTTCGCCTCCCCCAACCAGCAGCAGATCACTGATGACGGCCGCTACGCCTTTGCAGCCATCGGGTTGGAGGGCGACGGCGAGCAAACGCTGAAGGATTACCGCGTCCTCGAGGAGGCCGCTAAGTCGATCGAGTTGCCGGGAAATGCCACGCTCGAGGTGGCCGGTGCCACCGCAGTTGCTGATGCGCTTGACGACGGCATGGCCGATGACATTGCGCGCGCCGAGCTCCTCGGCGTGGTCGCTGTAGCGATCATTTTGCTGTTCGTGTTTGGGGGTGTGGTGGCAGCTGCGATGCCGCTGATCGTGGGCATCTTGTCGATCATCGGTGGCCTGGCTATCCTTTCTGTGATCGCCTCGTTTTTCCAGGTCAATATCTTCTCTCAGTCTGTGATCACCTTGCTGGGGCTAGGTCTTGCCATCGATTACGGCCTGTTCATGGTCTCCCGTTTCCGAGAAGAGCTTGATCAGCGCTGTGGAGCTGACTCGCGGTCCCGCCGGCTGAGTCAGAGCGAGCTTGCCGACGCCGTGGCCGTCACCACCGCCACCGCCGGCAAAACGGTGTTCTTCTCCGCGTTGATGGTGGGTGTGGCTCTGTCCGGCCTGTTCATGTTTCCGCAGGCGTTTTTGAAGTCGGTGTCTTATGGGGCGATCGCCGCCGTGGTATTAGCCGCTGTGATCTCGGTGACTGTGCTGCCAGCACTGTTTGGCATGCTGGGCCACAATATTGATAAATGGTCGGTGCGCCGCACCTCTCGGACAGCTCGCAAGATCGAAGACACCATCTGGTTCAAGGTCCCGGCGTGGGCGATGCGCAATTCCAGGCAGGTCATCGTCATCGTCGCTGGTGGCCTGATCCTGCTCACCCTTCCGATCGCTGGTATCAAGCTCGGTGGCATCAACGAGGCGTACCTGCCCCCAACCAACCAGGTGCGCCAAACCCAAGACGAGTTCAATGAGCAGTTCCCGCAGTTCCGCACTGACCCAGTCAAACTCGTGGTCACAGGGGCGACGAATGAGCAGCTTGTCGACGTTGTCATGCAAACCCGCGAGGTGGATGGGTTGGCCGCACCGATGTCGCCGTCCACCCAAACCGTCGATGGCACCACAATTCTGTCTGCGGGCCTGGCGGACCGCGACAACGGCAAGTATGTCATTGACCAGCTGCGCGCCATTGACGCACCAGAAGGGGTGAACCTGTACGTCTCCGGTACCCCAGCCATGGAGGTGGAATCCATTGAAGCGCTGACTGAGAAGCTGCCCTGGATGGCCCTGTACATGGTGGCGGCCACCTTCATCCTGATGACATTGCTGTTCGGCTCGGTGATCCTGCCGATCAAGGCCGTGATTATGAACGTGTTGGGCCTAGGCGCCACCATCGGCTTCCTTACGCTTATGTTTGTCAACGGCTTCGGCTCAGAGTTCTTCAACTTCACCCCAGGCCCGCTGATGAGCCCAGTGTTGGTGTTGATCATCGCTATCCTTTACGGCCTGTCCACCGACTACGAGGTGTTCTTAGTTTCACGCATGGTGGAGGCCCGCGATAAGGGAGCTACCACCGACAACGCCATCAAGTACGGCACCGCACACACCGGCGGCATCATAACGGCTGCTGCGCTGATCATGATTGTGGTAGCCGCAGCTTTCGCACTCAGTGAGATCGTGATGATGAAGTACATTTCCTTCGGCATGATTTTCTCACTCGCCCTCGACGCAACCCTAATCCGTTTGCTGCTGGTTCCAGCGGTAATGCACGAACTGCACGATGACAACTGGTGGGCACCGGCCTGGGTGAAAAACATCTACCAGAAGATCGGCGACGGTGACTCCCCCACCGCTGACACGGATTTCCACCAGCGCGAGCAGACCCAGCGCGAGCAGACCCAGCGCGAGCGATCGTCGTTAAGCGCGGAGCCCAAAATGGAGCACGCAAAGCTGGCGGCAACCCACGCGCGCAGCGGAGTCAGCGCCGATGATGATGCTGATCTGATTCCATTTTCTGAGCTGATAAAGCGCATCGAGCGGAACCAGTGA
- a CDS encoding AAA family ATPase, whose protein sequence is MSIRDHQTVSFAPVLDRAKAPEGRWESVTDHVSILMGANASGKTNMLEAMNFGLRAIRESATSWREHDNAVRLPHHPFRLNKDSRREPSFFEWDFVVEGIRYVYGFEMRYDGVQSEWLSRVPAVKWSTVFDREIKEQSSAVSWNSTVIPRTLQRSFSGVSNRELIMSVALRDRVDVLGPVVEQLVHSIGFLPSGSRSEDHRINYLVEQIRHGNFKLDDVSQLMLAADTGIKRVELDETRIPSDILDDIKRILGVLNQAEDAESAQDSEQESRDVAARYSDEQIEEIAYNFIFVHQGSDGEQRLNLAAQSAGTKSWLSIAPVILHALRRGGIVIADELDSSLHNNILFMVVKLFADPDININGAQLWLTSHNTNLLEQRRRLALQPRNYWFAEKDSEGQSVYYCLDDFDKHEEANYEKRYISGRYGAIPDVSPSIVTGLIQEKAIG, encoded by the coding sequence TTGAGTATTCGTGACCACCAGACTGTCAGCTTTGCTCCCGTTCTTGATCGAGCCAAAGCGCCGGAGGGGCGCTGGGAATCAGTGACTGATCATGTATCCATCTTGATGGGCGCCAATGCCTCGGGTAAGACGAATATGTTGGAGGCAATGAATTTTGGACTTAGGGCAATCCGGGAGTCGGCTACCTCGTGGCGGGAGCATGATAACGCGGTGCGTTTACCTCATCATCCGTTCAGGTTGAATAAGGATTCGCGGCGCGAGCCTAGTTTTTTCGAGTGGGACTTCGTTGTTGAGGGTATCCGCTACGTCTATGGTTTTGAGATGCGTTACGACGGGGTGCAGTCCGAGTGGTTGAGCCGTGTACCTGCAGTGAAATGGTCGACAGTGTTTGATCGAGAAATAAAAGAACAATCGTCTGCAGTTTCGTGGAACAGCACGGTGATACCGCGTACTCTTCAGCGGTCTTTCTCTGGAGTGTCTAACCGTGAGTTGATAATGTCAGTTGCACTGCGGGATCGGGTCGATGTTTTAGGGCCTGTAGTAGAGCAGCTGGTGCACTCAATTGGTTTCTTGCCTAGTGGTTCACGGTCTGAAGACCATCGGATCAACTACCTCGTCGAACAGATCCGTCACGGAAATTTCAAGCTTGACGACGTTTCACAACTCATGCTGGCTGCTGATACAGGCATTAAACGGGTTGAACTAGACGAAACCCGGATCCCCAGTGACATTCTGGATGACATCAAAAGGATCCTTGGTGTGCTCAACCAGGCAGAGGACGCTGAGAGCGCTCAGGACAGTGAGCAGGAATCCCGCGATGTTGCGGCGCGCTATTCAGATGAACAAATTGAAGAGATTGCCTACAATTTCATCTTTGTCCACCAAGGGTCTGACGGTGAGCAACGACTGAACCTTGCGGCTCAATCTGCAGGCACTAAGAGCTGGCTTTCTATCGCCCCGGTGATTCTTCATGCCTTGCGCCGTGGTGGAATCGTTATTGCTGACGAGCTTGATTCCAGCCTTCATAACAACATTTTGTTTATGGTGGTGAAGCTATTTGCGGATCCAGATATCAATATCAATGGGGCCCAATTGTGGCTTACCAGCCATAACACTAACTTGCTTGAGCAAAGGCGTCGTCTTGCCCTGCAGCCTCGCAACTATTGGTTTGCTGAAAAAGATAGTGAAGGTCAATCTGTCTACTACTGCTTGGACGATTTTGATAAGCACGAAGAAGCCAATTATGAGAAGCGTTATATCAGTGGACGTTACGGGGCTATTCCAGATGTATCGCCGTCGATTGTTACCGGTCTCATTCAGGAAAAGGCGATTGGCTGA
- a CDS encoding class I SAM-dependent methyltransferase, whose amino-acid sequence MLPWILVSLSRTRRFATLSRSMGLLRSFKYEQPRPDIFYSGLAVDTASLIDALARDVGGTRLAGARVLDVGGGPGYFASEFARRGAWYVGVEPDASELAAAGLSGFGSVRANGSHLPFLDHSFDIAYSSNVVEHTPDPWGMSEEMLRVTRPGGLVIISYTVWLGPFGGHETGLWEHYVGGDFARHRYEKKHGHPPKNVFGESLFAVSCAEGLDWARETEAAGGGELVAAFPRYHPWWAWWMVRIPVLREFAVSNLVVVLRVPSGAAED is encoded by the coding sequence ATGCTACCGTGGATCCTTGTGAGTCTTTCGCGTACCCGTCGCTTTGCCACCTTGTCCCGTTCGATGGGGCTGTTGCGGTCTTTCAAGTATGAGCAGCCACGGCCTGATATTTTCTACTCCGGCTTGGCCGTTGATACTGCGTCGCTTATCGACGCGCTGGCCCGCGATGTTGGTGGCACGAGGCTTGCGGGGGCACGAGTCTTGGATGTTGGTGGCGGGCCTGGTTATTTTGCTTCTGAGTTTGCTCGGCGCGGTGCCTGGTATGTGGGTGTGGAACCAGATGCTTCCGAGCTGGCCGCTGCCGGTTTGAGCGGCTTTGGTTCCGTGCGTGCCAACGGTTCCCACTTGCCGTTTCTGGATCACAGTTTTGATATCGCTTACTCATCCAACGTTGTGGAACACACCCCAGATCCGTGGGGGATGTCTGAGGAAATGCTGCGTGTGACAAGGCCCGGTGGCCTGGTGATTATTAGTTACACCGTGTGGTTGGGCCCATTTGGCGGCCATGAAACCGGGCTGTGGGAACACTACGTGGGCGGGGATTTTGCGCGGCACCGCTATGAGAAGAAGCACGGGCACCCACCGAAGAACGTGTTTGGCGAAAGCCTTTTTGCTGTGTCATGCGCGGAGGGGCTGGATTGGGCGCGTGAGACTGAAGCTGCTGGAGGTGGCGAGCTTGTCGCTGCATTTCCACGGTATCACCCGTGGTGGGCGTGGTGGATGGTGCGAATTCCTGTGCTGCGCGAGTTTGCTGTGTCGAACCTTGTTGTTGTACTGCGCGTTCCGTCAGGCGCTGCGGAAGATTGA
- a CDS encoding glycosyltransferase family 4 protein: MKILLMCWRDTTHPQGGGSERYLERVGEYLAARGHEVIYHTASHTDAPHTTRRGGITFRRRGGKYTVYLAGIWAIVRHRPDVVVDTQNGIPFFARLFTTAPTILLTHHCHRNQWPVAGPVISRLGWFLESRLAPRVYRGAPYVTVSEASAADLVDLGVRAADITIIENGVDPVPNSTPVLADDGLIHLVTLSRLVPHKHIEDAMDTVATMDGVVLDVIGSGWWEDKLRDYAARLANGAGKKVVFHGQVTEDYKHALLARAAVHLMPSAKEGWGLAVIEAAQHGVPSVGYHDAGGLRDSIRDGETGVLVDTPAELIAATRALIDDPVRRRILGDNARTWAGTFSWETTGARFAQLVEQLHGENSQNPKQAGE, encoded by the coding sequence ATGAAGATCTTGTTGATGTGCTGGCGTGATACCACCCACCCGCAGGGCGGTGGCTCTGAGCGCTACCTCGAGCGCGTCGGCGAATACTTGGCTGCCCGCGGCCACGAGGTGATCTACCACACCGCAAGCCATACGGATGCGCCGCACACCACCCGGCGCGGGGGGATCACGTTCCGGCGCCGGGGCGGGAAATACACCGTCTACCTGGCGGGAATCTGGGCTATTGTGCGGCACCGGCCGGATGTGGTCGTCGACACGCAAAACGGTATCCCCTTCTTCGCGCGCCTGTTCACCACCGCGCCTACCATCTTGCTGACGCACCACTGCCACCGCAACCAGTGGCCCGTGGCCGGCCCGGTGATCTCCCGGCTGGGCTGGTTCCTCGAATCGCGCCTTGCGCCGCGCGTCTACCGGGGCGCGCCGTATGTGACGGTGTCGGAGGCATCCGCAGCCGACCTGGTGGACCTTGGGGTGCGCGCGGCCGACATCACCATCATTGAAAACGGAGTGGATCCCGTCCCCAACAGTACGCCGGTGCTTGCCGACGACGGCCTGATCCACCTTGTCACCTTGTCACGGCTTGTGCCCCACAAACACATTGAAGACGCCATGGACACCGTGGCCACCATGGACGGGGTGGTCTTGGATGTGATTGGCTCTGGCTGGTGGGAGGACAAACTGCGCGACTACGCAGCGCGGCTTGCTAATGGTGCCGGCAAAAAAGTTGTTTTCCACGGCCAGGTCACCGAGGACTACAAGCACGCACTGCTGGCACGCGCTGCCGTACACCTCATGCCCAGCGCTAAAGAGGGGTGGGGGCTTGCCGTGATCGAAGCGGCGCAACACGGAGTGCCGTCGGTGGGCTACCACGATGCCGGCGGTCTGCGCGATTCGATCCGCGACGGTGAGACAGGGGTACTCGTTGATACGCCCGCCGAGCTTATCGCAGCAACACGCGCGCTTATCGACGACCCCGTGCGCCGCCGCATCCTGGGAGACAACGCGCGGACGTGGGCGGGCACGTTCTCGTGGGAGACTACCGGCGCGCGGTTTGCGCAGCTGGTTGAGCAGTTACACGGCGAGAACTCGCAAAACCCAAAGCAAGCAGGGGAATAG
- a CDS encoding RloB family protein codes for MARTPKPSGTRKSGPRGRTRNPRRTERRRRFLIVTEGEITEPQYFERLQQNLPTDRDYNLVIRPKPKGKGIGTWESSPEAVVKKCLDYKTKDEKEHAEDKSGDRMPYEECFAVVDVDQWDTVASGKTTSVLKRAIELAEENGINLVISNIKFEAWLLWHACDHSETDSKKLDQRCEENKLLDGKKLTTSFPIDKYPEATKRARECHKTDLSKKGPCPSSAVPALLKVVGVIPEI; via the coding sequence ATGGCGCGTACACCAAAGCCCAGCGGAACTAGAAAGTCCGGACCGCGGGGGCGCACGAGGAATCCTAGGCGGACTGAAAGGCGCCGCCGGTTCCTCATTGTGACTGAAGGCGAAATTACAGAACCTCAATACTTTGAGCGGCTCCAACAAAATCTTCCAACAGATCGCGACTATAACTTGGTAATACGTCCGAAGCCTAAAGGCAAAGGAATCGGGACGTGGGAGTCCTCGCCTGAAGCCGTAGTAAAGAAGTGCTTGGATTACAAAACAAAGGATGAGAAAGAACATGCCGAGGACAAGTCTGGCGACCGCATGCCATACGAGGAGTGCTTCGCAGTAGTCGACGTGGACCAATGGGATACTGTGGCCAGCGGAAAAACCACAAGCGTGCTTAAGCGCGCAATTGAGCTTGCCGAAGAAAACGGAATCAACCTGGTAATTAGTAATATCAAGTTTGAAGCATGGTTGTTATGGCATGCATGTGACCACTCTGAGACTGATTCCAAAAAGCTAGATCAACGCTGCGAGGAGAATAAATTGCTTGATGGTAAAAAGCTCACAACTTCGTTCCCGATCGATAAATATCCCGAGGCGACAAAACGCGCGCGTGAATGCCACAAGACAGATTTATCAAAGAAAGGGCCGTGCCCGTCAAGCGCTGTTCCAGCTCTCTTGAAAGTGGTCGGCGTAATACCTGAAATCTAG
- the trmB gene encoding tRNA (guanosine(46)-N7)-methyltransferase TrmB, translating to MENSSVTHSSDFSNSKSQHTPRDGTGELPTGRPLQTEFNDGLDYPRLGSVSFRRGTLTDNQEALFNEYWPRLGMMLADEQINIDEWFNRPDHPTIVEIGSGTGTSTAAMAPLEADTNIIAVELYKPGLAKLLGSVVRENIHNIRMIRGDGIEVLARMFPEESLTGVRIFFPDPWPKARHNKRRIIQSGPLNLIAKRLKPGGVLHVATDHADYAQWIDELVEVEPLLEYKGWPWDDCPILTDRQVITKFEGKGLNKDHVIREFLWQKRES from the coding sequence ATGGAAAATAGCAGTGTGACGCATAGTTCTGATTTTTCCAATTCCAAGAGCCAACACACTCCTCGCGACGGCACGGGTGAGCTACCTACAGGCCGTCCCCTGCAAACCGAATTTAATGACGGCCTCGACTACCCTCGTCTGGGTTCAGTGAGTTTCCGCCGCGGCACGCTCACTGACAATCAGGAAGCACTGTTCAACGAATATTGGCCCCGTCTGGGCATGATGCTTGCCGACGAGCAGATCAATATCGACGAGTGGTTCAACCGACCGGATCACCCCACCATCGTGGAAATCGGTTCGGGCACAGGAACCTCAACAGCAGCGATGGCTCCCCTGGAGGCTGACACCAATATCATCGCAGTGGAGCTCTACAAGCCTGGCCTTGCAAAACTGTTAGGTTCAGTGGTGCGCGAAAATATTCATAATATCCGCATGATTCGCGGCGACGGCATTGAGGTGCTCGCCCGCATGTTCCCAGAAGAATCGCTTACAGGTGTGCGTATCTTCTTTCCTGATCCGTGGCCGAAGGCACGCCATAATAAGCGCCGGATCATTCAGTCGGGCCCGCTGAACCTCATCGCGAAGCGCCTGAAGCCAGGTGGTGTGCTGCACGTGGCAACTGATCATGCGGATTATGCACAGTGGATCGATGAGCTGGTGGAAGTGGAGCCACTGCTTGAGTACAAGGGCTGGCCGTGGGACGATTGTCCTATTCTCACCGACCGTCAGGTGATCACGAAGTTCGAGGGCAAAGGCCTGAACAAAGATCATGTGATCAGGGAATTCCTGTGGCAGAAACGAGAGAGCTAA
- a CDS encoding NYN domain-containing protein: MTDLHEITHPYTPGAAPGPDSLLLVWDAPNLDMGLGAILGGRPTAAYRPRFDAVGRWLIDRAITLNESTEGHIEPEATVFTNVTPGGADVVRPWVEALRNVGFAVFAKPKTDEESDVDADMIAHIQRRRDEGVLQGLVVASADGQNFMELIDELVDEGLPVTVLGFHEHASWAVASDSVDFVDLEDIPGVFREPLPRINLDQLPDDGAWLQPFRPLTALLNNTRQ; the protein is encoded by the coding sequence ATGACTGATTTGCACGAAATTACCCATCCGTACACTCCCGGCGCTGCCCCTGGTCCTGACTCTTTGTTGTTGGTCTGGGACGCACCGAACCTCGATATGGGCTTAGGCGCGATCCTCGGTGGCCGGCCTACCGCCGCGTACCGCCCGCGCTTCGATGCCGTGGGCCGTTGGCTGATCGACCGCGCGATCACCCTCAACGAATCCACCGAGGGCCACATTGAGCCCGAGGCCACCGTGTTTACTAATGTCACCCCCGGTGGCGCAGATGTGGTCCGGCCGTGGGTGGAGGCGCTGCGCAACGTGGGTTTCGCTGTGTTTGCGAAGCCGAAGACAGATGAGGAATCTGACGTCGACGCGGACATGATCGCCCATATCCAGCGTCGCCGCGACGAGGGTGTGCTGCAGGGCTTGGTGGTGGCCAGCGCTGACGGCCAGAACTTCATGGAGCTCATTGATGAGCTTGTCGACGAAGGCCTTCCTGTGACTGTCCTGGGATTTCATGAACACGCCTCTTGGGCTGTCGCCTCCGATTCCGTAGACTTCGTAGACTTAGAGGACATCCCGGGTGTTTTCCGCGAGCCGCTGCCGCGCATCAACCTGGATCAGTTGCCAGATGACGGCGCATGGCTGCAGCCATTCCGTCCGCTGACAGCGTTGCTCAACAACACTCGCCAGTAA